In bacterium, a single window of DNA contains:
- a CDS encoding TetR/AcrR family transcriptional regulator, translating into MARSATGMKREAILDAAVVEIANHGYYQTTVAMIAKRAGVADGTIYLYFGNKEEILFSLFDRAMERFIALGKSELEKIGDAESKLRQIIELHLSLVGRDRDLAIITQVELRHSIHFMDQFSRSRVADYLAVIGEVIAQGCREGAFRSDLDPVFAAKAVFGVLDEMATDWVLSRRNTRLENKGPEVAAFVLGGLR; encoded by the coding sequence ATGGCCCGCAGCGCCACCGGAATGAAACGGGAAGCCATCCTCGACGCGGCGGTGGTGGAGATCGCCAACCACGGCTACTACCAGACCACCGTGGCCATGATCGCCAAGCGGGCCGGGGTGGCCGACGGCACCATCTACCTCTATTTCGGCAACAAGGAGGAGATCCTCTTCTCCCTCTTCGACCGGGCCATGGAGCGCTTCATCGCCCTGGGCAAGTCCGAGCTCGAGAAGATCGGCGACGCCGAAAGCAAATTGCGCCAGATCATCGAGTTGCATCTCTCGCTGGTGGGCCGCGACCGCGACCTGGCGATCATCACCCAGGTCGAACTGCGCCACAGCATCCACTTCATGGACCAGTTCTCCCGCTCGCGGGTGGCCGACTATCTGGCGGTCATCGGCGAGGTCATCGCCCAGGGCTGCCGCGAGGGCGCCTTCCGCTCCGATCTGGACCCGGTCTTCGCCGCCAAGGCCGTCTTCGGCGTGCTCGACGAGATGGCCACCGACTGGGTCCTGTCCCGCCGCAACACCCGCCTGGAGAACAAGGGGCCCGAGGTGGCCGCCTTCGTTCTCGGCGGTCTGCGCTGA